The DNA window CCGCTGGTAATCAGTGTCATGGTAGTGAGCGAGGATGTAACGGTCTTATATGGGCGATGGGCTCGTGCCTTACTCAGTCCCGTATTGCAATGCAGCTTGGACATCTGCTTTCGTTAAACGGTAGCGGAGGGAGTCTTGCCGGCAATCCGCTCGACGCGCCGCCGGAGCGATTCCAATTTTGTTTCGGAGCCTCTCCGACATTGCCGTTCGTGGCAGGCGAAGGTGGTGCGGCAAGATGTGAGGCTGCAGGCCCGGAAAAACCGGAGGTGTATTCGCCGGAATACATAGAGGACTTTTTCGGGCTGAGAACGACGCAGATGGCTGCAGATCGTTCGTCGCAGTGGAAAGATCAATGTCGGACAGGCTCCTAGGTCCCGATCCATGCCTGTCGTCTGTCCGACAAAATGCGCCGGTAATAGGGCATGACGTCCGCTTCTTCATAGATCATGCGCAGAAGAAGGTCGGCGTAACGCGTCCGATCGTGACACAGGACTCTGCGCCCCTTGGTCAGGATCTGCTGAAGGAGCGGATTGTGAGTCCGGTCGAGATCTATGAGATCCACAGGGCGGCCAATGGTCAACGCAAGGTCTTCAATGATGGCGATGTGAGTTTGAGGGGTAAGAGGGGTAGAACTCGCGATGGCTATGTCGAGGTCACTGTCGTTGCGCGCGCGACTTTTGGCCATCGATCCGAAGAGGATAGCCAAGACCACCGATGGATAGTGAGCCATCACAGACTCAATCTTCCGATCGAGATCAGCGGTAGGAGGTGAC is part of the Nitrospira sp. genome and encodes:
- a CDS encoding nucleotidyltransferase domain-containing protein, with amino-acid sequence MILKSMQLQESPPTADLDRKIESVMAHYPSVVLAILFGSMAKSRARNDSDLDIAIASSTPLTPQTHIAIIEDLALTIGRPVDLIDLDRTHNPLLQQILTKGRRVLCHDRTRYADLLLRMIYEEADVMPYYRRILSDRRQAWIGT